The genomic window CCGCGTCGTCCGGGGTGTCGGCCAGGAACGCGCGGTGCAGTTTGCGGCTCACGAAGGTGGCCGTGGTGGGCTGCGAGGTGGCGATCCGGATGATGTCCTCGCCCTTCAGGGCGCCGCTCTGGCCCAGGTACGTCTTCTTCCCGTCGTCGTGCTGCTGCGGCTGGTACACGAAGCGCGGCTGCTCGAGGTACTGCTTGTTGCCGCGCCCACCCTGGAAAGTCCAGCCGGTCAGGGCGCGTGCCCCCTCGCGAACGTCGTTTTCCGTGTACGCACCGATGCCGGTCGTGAAGAGTTCCAGCAGTTCCCGGCTGAAGTTCTCGTTCGGTTTGCCCTTGCGGTTCTGGTCGTTGTCGAGGTACCGGAGCATGGCCGGGGACTGCGCGACCTCCAGCGTGAACCGTTCGAAGGACCGCGTGGCGGCGTGGCGGCGCAGCAGGTTCAGGTAGTCCACCACGGCGGGCACGTTGCGGACCTTGTCGGTGGCGATCACGAAGTGGTTGCTCCAGGTCAGGGCCAGTTTCTCGCGCAGCGGGTGCGGGCCGTACGCAAGTTCGTACAGCCACGCGCCGCGCCCGAGTTGCAGGGCCGCGCCGGGCGTCGCGCCCTGCAGGGGATCAAACGGGTTGCCGGGCGCGACGCTCTGATCGAAGGTCAGTGCTGCGCGGGCCACGTCCTGGGCTTTCTGGCCGACCAGGGCGCGGATCTGCTCGTCGGTCGCGCCGAAGGCGGTGCGGCGCAGGAAGTGCGCGGCGTCCTCGGCGGTCAGGGGGCGGGACAGGGGGGTCAGGGGCATGCGGAACTCCTTGAAAGGGGGGCGTTATGGATTGGAGTCAGGAGAGGTCGAAAAAGTTCCCAGCGGGTCCGGGGTCGCGCTGCGCACCCCCGCCAGGGCCGCCTGGAGCGTCGGCTGCGGCAGGTTCCCGACCAGCCACACGAACACCTTCCCCACGCGGCGCGAGGTGACACCCGGCGCGGCCTTCACGTCCTGCGGGACGACAACCAGCGTCAGGCCGTTCAGGCCGTCGGTCAGGGCGACCTCCAACCCCTGACCGCGCGGCTGCACACCCACGGGCGTAAACCCCGGCGGGAGTTTCAGGCCCGGCAGGGCGCGGGTCAGGGCGGCGCGCAGGCCCTCGGGCGCGGCGGGCGGGGCCGGGCGAGTCACGCGGGCTGGACTGGGCTGCACGCGGGTCAGGGCAGCGCGGCGGGCCAGCGTGCCGTCCGCTCCGCGCTCCTCGAAGGCGAGCGGCACGTTCCACTTCAGGTCCACCCACAGCGTCCAGCGCGCCGCGTCCCCGACCTTCGGGGTCAGCGTGAAGCGCGCCGCGTCGCGCCCGGCGACCTGCTCGGTGCCGGTGCGGGTCACGCTGAAGTTCTTCGTCAGCAGCGCGGGCCGTACCGTCAGGGCGGGCAGCTGCGCGGCGGCGCGGGTGGGGGTGGCGCGCGGGGGGAACAGCACGGTCACCTCGGCCTGCCCGCGCGCCACCTGCGTGCGGGCCTGCTTCAGGGCGGCCTGCACGTCCTCCAGATCGCCCGCGTGCGCGGTGCCCAGCGTCAGCAGCAGCAGGGTCAGGCGGCGCCTCACCAGTCGGCTCCCCACGCGCTCTGATAGGCGTCGTACGCGGCGCTGCTGGGCAGCGGGCCGGCCCGCTGCGTGGCGGGGCGCAGCACGGTCAGGCCCGCCACCAGGGCTGCCGAGGCAAGTGCGCCGGTCAGCCACCCCGCGCGGCTGCGGGTGCGGGCGGCGCGGCGGCGGGTCAGGAAGCGGTCGGCGGCGCCCACGTCGGCGGGGGTCAGCTGGCGGGCCTGCGCGAGCAGGGTGTCGAGGTCGTCATATTCATCGGTGTATTCACTGGGGTCGTGGTGGATCATGGGGTCACTCCGACGCGGGTGAGCAGGGCGCGCAGGGCCGCGCGGCCCCGGTTGATGCGGCTCTTCACAGTGCCGAGTTCCGCGCCGGTCAGCGCGGCGATCTCGGCGTATTCCAGGCCCGACAGTTCGCGCAGGGCGACCGCCTCGCGCTGGTCGGGCGGCAGCTGCGCCAGCGCCCGGGCCAGGCGGTCGCGGACCTGCGCCTGCTCGCCCGCGCGGGCCGGGTTGTGCGGCGCGTGGGGTTCCGGGGTATCCGAGAGCGGCACCGCCTGCCGCGCGCCGAGGGCCCTGTGGCAGGCGTTCAGGGTGATGCGGTGCAGCCAGGTGCTCAGGCTCGCCTCGCCCCGGAAGCCTTTCAGGGCCTTATGCGCGGCGATGAACACCTCCTGCACGATGTCGTCCGCCGCGCCCGGCCCCACGAGGCTGGCGGCGAGGCGGTGCACCTGCGGCGCGTGCGTTCTCACGAGCGCCTCGAAGGCCCGCTCGTCCCGCGCGGCCAGGCGCGCGAGATGCAGGTCGGACAGAGTGTCGTGCGGATCATTCAAGGGCACCTCATACCTTAGAGGAGGCCAGCCACGAAAAAGTTCCCATCTGCGGTGCCGCTACACTGGGCGGCATGACCGGCCGTTCCCTGTCCCGCTCGGCGGAGGATTACCTGAAGCACCTGTACACGCTGGGGCAGGCGGGCAAGGTGAACACCCAGGCTCTGGCGGCGGCGCTGGAGGTTGCGCCCGCCAGCGTGACCGGCATGCTGCGCAAGCTGACCGAGCAGGGCCTCGTGTCGCACGCGCCGTACCAGGGCGCGCAGCTGACCGCCGAGGGCGAACGGGTCGCGCTGGAGGTCCTGCGCCACCACCGGCTGCTGGAACTGTTCCTGCACCGCGCGCTGGGCGTCCCGCTGGACGAGGTGCACGAGGAAGCCGAGCGGCTGGAACACGCCCTGAGCGAGCGGCTGGAGGCCCGCATCGCGGCGTGGCTGGGCGACCCCACGCACGACCCGCACGGCGACCCGATCCCCACCCTGGACGGCGAGCTGCCGCACCAGCCGCAGCGCCGTCTGTCGCAGCTGGCGCCTGGCGACACCGCGACCGTGGCGCGCGTCCCGGACGGGGACGCCGATCAGCTGCGGGCCATGATGGCCGCCGGGCTCACGCCGGGCGCGCCGCTGCGGCTGGACGCCGTGGACGCCGCGCTGGGCACCCTAACCGTCTGGGCGACCGACCACACCCTGACCCTCTCGCTGGGTGTCGCCGCGCAGATCCACGTGCAGACGACCTGATGCGGATGCCGTCTGTTTCGTCGACCACCCGGGACAGCGCCGGGTGGTCGACTCCACGCCCGGCATCCGCTTTCCTCCCACTCGCCTCCGCTCGGATGAAACGGTTTGGACAAACCGCTCCATCGGAGGGGGCCTGATGCGCGATCAGCTGCGCGCGGCGCATCTGGCGCTGACGTTCCTGACGACCCTGCCCCTGCCGCATATCAAGGAGATACGCGACGGGGACTTCGCGCGGGCGAGTGCGTACTACCCGCTGGCCGGGTACACGGTGGGCGGCGCCGTGGCGCTGCTGCTGTGGCTGGACGTGCCACTGCCCGGCGGGGTGATCGCCGCGCTGGGCGTGGGCGCGTGGCTGCTGCTGACCGGCATGCTGCACTTCGACGGGCTGGTGGACAGCGCCGACGCCCTGTTCGCCATGAAGACGCCCGCCGAGCGGCTGGTGATCCTGCGCGACGTGCACATGGGCGCGTTCGGATTGGCGACGGGGGGCCTCTATCTGCTGCTGCTCTGGACCCTGCTGTCGGCGCCCATCCCCCCGCTGGCGCCGCTGGTGGCTGCGGTGGCCGCGCGGACGCTGCTGCTGATCCCCATGAACACCTACCCGGCGGCGCGCGCCGAGAGCCTGGGCGCCCGCTCGCGCGAGGGCCGCCTCTGGGCGGCGGCGCTGATCGCCGCGCCGACCCTGCTGATCCCCGGCGCGTGGGCGGCGTGGCTGGCGGCGCTGATCGGCGCGCTTCTGGTCGCGGCGTTCGCGGCGCGGCGGCTGGGCGGCGGCCTGAACGGCGACACGTACGGGATGATCGTCGTGACGGCGGAACTGCTCGCGCTGGGCGCGTTCGCCTGGGGCCGCTGAGCCGTGCCGGACGCCCTGACGCTGCACCTCGTGCGTCACGCGCCTACCCTCCCGAACGCGCAGCGCCGCTACCCGCACCCGCGCGAGGACGCGCCCCTCACGCCCGCCGGGGAGGCGCTGGCCCGCCGCCTCGACCTGCCCCGGCACGCGCTGGCGTTCACGTCTCCGCTGGGCCGCGCCCGGCAGACCGCGCGACTGGCCGGATTCCCGGACGCCCTCCCCCACCCGGCGCTGGCCGAGGCAAGTTTTGGCGTGATGGCCGGGCACACCTGGGCCGAACTGGAAGCCGCGCACGGCGACGCGCCCCGCGCCTGGATCGAGGCATTGAGCGACCCCGCGAGTCCCCACGGCCCCCCCGGCGGCGACACCGGGCAGGGCTTCCACGCCCGCGTGCAGGGGTGGCTGGATACCCTCCCGGCGGGTGAGGTGGTGGCCTTCACGCACGCCGGGCCGCTGCTGGCCGCGCTGCGCCTGACCGTGAACCTCTCCGCAGTGGCCGCGCCGCCCGGTATGGTCGCCACCCTGCGCCGCGAAGCCGGACACTGGTGGCTGACGGCGCTGTGGCCGCCCGCCTGAACGGGCAGAATGCGCGCTGATGCTTCCTGACCTGACGGCCCTCCTGACTGCCATCCAGCCTGCCGATGCCGACGCGATGGGGCGGGCGCGGGCGCGGCAGGCGCAGCTGACGAAACCGGCGGGCGCGCTGGGCGATCTGGAGGAGCTGTCGGTGCGGCTGGCGGGCGTGCTGGGCAGCGAGCGGCCTGATCCACGGGGCGTGGCGGTGATCGTGGCGGCGGGGGATCACGGGGTGGCGCGCGCGGGCGTGAGTGCGTACCCGCCCGAGGTGACCCCGGCGATGGTGGCGAACTTCCTGGCGGACACCCCGGCGGGGCCGGGTGGCGCGGCGGTGAACGCGCTGGCGCGGGCGGTGGGCGCGCGGGTGTACGTAATGGACGCCGGGGTGAACGCGGAGTTGCCCGAGCATCCGGCTCTAGTCCGGGCGGCCCTGCGGCGGGGCACGCACGACCTGAGCGTGCAGGCGGCCATGAGCGTGGACGAGGCGCAGGCGTTGATCCTGGCGGGCGCGGCGCTGGCCCGCCGGGCGATCGAGGACGGCGCGGTCGTCCTGATTCCGGGTGAGATGGGGATTGGGAACACCACCCCGGCGGCGGCCATCACGGCGCGGCTGCTGGGCCTGGACGCGGCGCAGGTGACGGGGCGCGGCACGGGCGTGGATGACGCGCGGCTGGCGCACAAGGTCGCGGTGATCCGCACGGCGCTGGAGCGCACGCCCACCACGGACCCGCTGGAGGTGCTGGCCGAGTTCGGCGGCTTCGAGATCGCGGCGATGCTGGGCGTCATGCTCCAGGCCGCCGCCAGCCGCCGGGCGGTGATCCTCGACGGCTTCGTGGAGGGCAGCGCGGCTCTGATCGGCGTGACCCTCGCCCCGCACCTGCGTGACTATCTGTTCCCCGCCGGGGAATGCGCCGAGATCGGGCACGCGGCGCAACTGGCGCACCTGGGCCTGAAGCCCATGTTCCACCTGAACCTGCGCCTGGGCGAGGGGACGGGCGGCGTGCTGGCCGCGCCGATCCTGCTGGGCGCGGCGGCCACCCTGCGGGAGATGCGGACCTTCGCGGAGGCGGGCGTGCCGGGCGCCTGACCCCTGCGGCGGTGCCCATGGCGGGGGTCTAGGCAACGTGTCTGACCTGAGGTTCAATAAGAACATGAGAATCTTGAAGGTCTGGGCATGTGCAGCGCTGCTGCTGGGCTCGTGGGCGGGCGCTCAGGCCCTGCCGAAGACAGTGCGGGAGCGGATCATTCAGGCGACGGTCATGCTGCTCCCCACCGACGAGGAGGGCGAGCTGGACGGCTCGCTCGGCTCGGGCAGCGTGATCAGCCCGCAGGGCTTCATCCTCACGAACTACCACGTGGTGGGCGACCCCGACACCCGGCAGCTGTCCAAGTGGATTCAGGTGCGCGTGGTGCAGTTCGCGGACCGCGAACCGGTGTTCACGTACTGGGGCAAGGTGGTCGCCGCCGACCCGAACCTCGACCTGGCCATCGTGCAGATCGTGGAGGACCGCAACGAGAAACCCGTCGGGAAGCTGAACCTGCCCTTCGTGGAGGTCGGGGATTCCAACACCCTCAGCATCGGGGATGACATCTACGTATTCGGCTTCCAGGGCACCGGCGGCATGACCCTCTCGTTCTCACGCGGGTCCGTGGGGGGCTTCACCGGGGAGGACCTGAACACCAGCGGGCGCCAGTGGGTCAAGCATGACGCGCAGACCGGGCCCGGCAACTCGGGCGGTGGGGTGTTCGACGAGAACGGCGCGCTGGTCGGGGTGCACTCGGCGGGCGTGGCCGGGGATCACAACTCGCGCACGTCGTTCATGCGGCCCCTGGCGCTCGCGTGGGGCCTGATCACCCCGAACGTGACGGGTTTCGTGGTCCGCAAGGGCGGCGGCGCGGCCGTGACGCCCAGCACGAACACCAGCGCCGGAGCGGGCGGCGGTGTGTGGCCCCCGGCGCTGGCGACCGGGCGGGCCAGCGTGACCGGCACGGTCCGCGTCACGGGCGGCGCGGCCGCCGGCACCTGGACGACGGACTTCACGGAAGTCACGGACGACGGCAGCCTCAAGGGCCGGGCCCGCAGCGGCAGCAAGGACCAGACAGCGTTCTTCTACTACAACGAGGATGACAACGAAGTCTGGGTGGAGTGGACCCCGGACGGCAAGGCGTACAGCAGCTGCGTCGTGGAACCCAGCGGCGTGAAGGCCGGCAGCGGCGACTGGACCGGCAGCCTGTACGCCTTCCCGAACCTGGAATCGGACGGCACGCGCACCGGGGACTGCGTGGTCAGCCTCAGGGCCAAGACCTCGGGCACCAGCACGAGCACCTCCACCACGGCGGCACCGGCGGGCACGTGGCCCCCAGCGCTGGCGGCCGGTCAGACCTGGACGGTCACGTTCTCGCAGGGCGGCGCGTACAGCGTGAAGCTGGGCGCCAAGGACAGTGACGGCGATTACCCCGGCACGGCCACGCAGGGCGGCAAGACCAGCAACGCGCTGTTCACGCTCGACGGTCAGTCCCTGCTGATGATCGTCGGTCAGGCGGACAAGACCTTCCACACCTGCACCGTGGACCGCACGCTGCGCGGCAGCGCCAGGGCCTACCAGGACAGCAAGGACCCGGGCGTGGCTGCCGGGACGTGCACGCTGGCGAGCGGCGCAGCAGCCGCGTCCACCGGCAGCGCCGCCCCGGCCCTGAAGTGGCCGCTGGCCCTGAAAGTCGGGCAGCGCTGGGACGTGAGCTTCCCCGGCGTGGGCACCTTCACGGTCAGCCTGGACGAGCCGGACGAGGACAGCGGCTTCAGCGGCGCCGCCACGCGCGGCAACGAGAAGGGCAGCGTGCTGATGGACGCGGACGCCAGCGAACTGCTGGTGATCGTGCAGCGCACCGACAAGACGTTCCTGGTATGCAGCGCCGACAAGGGCGGCCTGAGCGCCGGGAGCGTCAAGGGCGACGCGACCAGTCACCGTGACAGCAAGGACAAGGGCACCAGCCTGGGCAGCTGCACCGTCACGCCCCGGTAAACCAGATGTCCGTGAGCGCCACCCCTGCGAGAGGGTGGCGCTCCTTCTGTTCTGCTGCGGGGCGGCTGGGACCAGCCCGGCGCGGCGGCAGGTCCGTCCAGCCTGCGGCTCAATCCTTCAGGGGAGCAGGCGGCGCAGGTGCCACA from Deinococcus radiotolerans includes these protein-coding regions:
- a CDS encoding DUF1800 domain-containing protein, which translates into the protein MPLTPLSRPLTAEDAAHFLRRTAFGATDEQIRALVGQKAQDVARAALTFDQSVAPGNPFDPLQGATPGAALQLGRGAWLYELAYGPHPLREKLALTWSNHFVIATDKVRNVPAVVDYLNLLRRHAATRSFERFTLEVAQSPAMLRYLDNDQNRKGKPNENFSRELLELFTTGIGAYTENDVREGARALTGWTFQGGRGNKQYLEQPRFVYQPQQHDDGKKTYLGQSGALKGEDIIRIATSQPTTATFVSRKLHRAFLADTPDDAAVKSSAETWTRTKGDVMAVLTELLASEAFYASRSRIIRSPIEFLVGGIRTLGQPKIDARSLLNLAGTAGRMGQVLLEPDTVKGWDGGREWINDTTLLLRMQVAAALTMGSKAPNLDTPPSLLALTGQERPAGAVLLSSLKGRQRTYLSLISPEFQLA
- a CDS encoding sigma-E factor regulatory protein RseB domain-containing protein, coding for MRRRLTLLLLTLGTAHAGDLEDVQAALKQARTQVARGQAEVTVLFPPRATPTRAAAQLPALTVRPALLTKNFSVTRTGTEQVAGRDAARFTLTPKVGDAARWTLWVDLKWNVPLAFEERGADGTLARRAALTRVQPSPARVTRPAPPAAPEGLRAALTRALPGLKLPPGFTPVGVQPRGQGLEVALTDGLNGLTLVVVPQDVKAAPGVTSRRVGKVFVWLVGNLPQPTLQAALAGVRSATPDPLGTFSTSPDSNP
- a CDS encoding RNA polymerase sigma factor; translated protein: MNDPHDTLSDLHLARLAARDERAFEALVRTHAPQVHRLAASLVGPGAADDIVQEVFIAAHKALKGFRGEASLSTWLHRITLNACHRALGARQAVPLSDTPEPHAPHNPARAGEQAQVRDRLARALAQLPPDQREAVALRELSGLEYAEIAALTGAELGTVKSRINRGRAALRALLTRVGVTP
- a CDS encoding metal-dependent transcriptional regulator, which codes for MTGRSLSRSAEDYLKHLYTLGQAGKVNTQALAAALEVAPASVTGMLRKLTEQGLVSHAPYQGAQLTAEGERVALEVLRHHRLLELFLHRALGVPLDEVHEEAERLEHALSERLEARIAAWLGDPTHDPHGDPIPTLDGELPHQPQRRLSQLAPGDTATVARVPDGDADQLRAMMAAGLTPGAPLRLDAVDAALGTLTVWATDHTLTLSLGVAAQIHVQTT
- a CDS encoding adenosylcobinamide-GDP ribazoletransferase, with protein sequence MRDQLRAAHLALTFLTTLPLPHIKEIRDGDFARASAYYPLAGYTVGGAVALLLWLDVPLPGGVIAALGVGAWLLLTGMLHFDGLVDSADALFAMKTPAERLVILRDVHMGAFGLATGGLYLLLLWTLLSAPIPPLAPLVAAVAARTLLLIPMNTYPAARAESLGARSREGRLWAAALIAAPTLLIPGAWAAWLAALIGALLVAAFAARRLGGGLNGDTYGMIVVTAELLALGAFAWGR
- a CDS encoding histidine phosphatase family protein — translated: MPDALTLHLVRHAPTLPNAQRRYPHPREDAPLTPAGEALARRLDLPRHALAFTSPLGRARQTARLAGFPDALPHPALAEASFGVMAGHTWAELEAAHGDAPRAWIEALSDPASPHGPPGGDTGQGFHARVQGWLDTLPAGEVVAFTHAGPLLAALRLTVNLSAVAAPPGMVATLRREAGHWWLTALWPPA
- the cobT gene encoding nicotinate-nucleotide--dimethylbenzimidazole phosphoribosyltransferase, whose protein sequence is MLPDLTALLTAIQPADADAMGRARARQAQLTKPAGALGDLEELSVRLAGVLGSERPDPRGVAVIVAAGDHGVARAGVSAYPPEVTPAMVANFLADTPAGPGGAAVNALARAVGARVYVMDAGVNAELPEHPALVRAALRRGTHDLSVQAAMSVDEAQALILAGAALARRAIEDGAVVLIPGEMGIGNTTPAAAITARLLGLDAAQVTGRGTGVDDARLAHKVAVIRTALERTPTTDPLEVLAEFGGFEIAAMLGVMLQAAASRRAVILDGFVEGSAALIGVTLAPHLRDYLFPAGECAEIGHAAQLAHLGLKPMFHLNLRLGEGTGGVLAAPILLGAAATLREMRTFAEAGVPGA
- a CDS encoding S1 family peptidase; translated protein: MRILKVWACAALLLGSWAGAQALPKTVRERIIQATVMLLPTDEEGELDGSLGSGSVISPQGFILTNYHVVGDPDTRQLSKWIQVRVVQFADREPVFTYWGKVVAADPNLDLAIVQIVEDRNEKPVGKLNLPFVEVGDSNTLSIGDDIYVFGFQGTGGMTLSFSRGSVGGFTGEDLNTSGRQWVKHDAQTGPGNSGGGVFDENGALVGVHSAGVAGDHNSRTSFMRPLALAWGLITPNVTGFVVRKGGGAAVTPSTNTSAGAGGGVWPPALATGRASVTGTVRVTGGAAAGTWTTDFTEVTDDGSLKGRARSGSKDQTAFFYYNEDDNEVWVEWTPDGKAYSSCVVEPSGVKAGSGDWTGSLYAFPNLESDGTRTGDCVVSLRAKTSGTSTSTSTTAAPAGTWPPALAAGQTWTVTFSQGGAYSVKLGAKDSDGDYPGTATQGGKTSNALFTLDGQSLLMIVGQADKTFHTCTVDRTLRGSARAYQDSKDPGVAAGTCTLASGAAAASTGSAAPALKWPLALKVGQRWDVSFPGVGTFTVSLDEPDEDSGFSGAATRGNEKGSVLMDADASELLVIVQRTDKTFLVCSADKGGLSAGSVKGDATSHRDSKDKGTSLGSCTVTPR